One window of the Lemur catta isolate mLemCat1 chromosome 6, mLemCat1.pri, whole genome shotgun sequence genome contains the following:
- the MPST gene encoding 3-mercaptopyruvate sulfurtransferase isoform X2: MAPPQLFRALVSAQWVAEALRAPRAGPPLQLLDASWYLPKLGRDARHEFEERHIPGAAFFDLDQCSDHTSPYDHMLPSAAHFAEYAGRLGVGAVTHVVIYDASDQGLYSAPRVWWMFRAFGHQTVSLLDGGLRHWLRQGLPLSSGKSHPAPAEFRAELDPAFVKTYEDIKENLDSRRFQVVDARAAGRFRGTEPEPRDGIEPGHIPGTVNIPFTEFLTAEGLEKSPEDIHHLFQEKKVDLSQPLVATCGSGVTACHVALGAYICGKPDIPIYDGSWVEWYMRAQPEDIISEGRGKTH, from the exons ATGGCCCCTCCGCAGCTCTTCCGCGCGCTCGTGTCGGCGCAGTGGGTGGCCGAGGCGCTGCGGGCCCCGCGTGCCGGGCCGCCCCTGCAGCTGCTGGACGCCTCCTGGTACCTGCCCAAGCTGGGCCGCGACGCGCGCCACGAGTTCGAGGAGCGCCACATCCCGGGCGCCGCTTTCTTCGACCTGGACCAGTGCAGCGACCACACCTCGCCCTACGACCACATGCTGCCCAGCGCGGCGCACTTCGCCGAGTACGCGGGCCGCCTGGGCGTGGGCGCGGTCACGCACGTCGTGATCTACGACGCCAGCGACCAGGGCCTCTACTCGGCCCCGCGCGTCTGGTGGATGTTCCGCGCCTTCGGCCACCAGACCGTGTCGCTGCTCGACGGCGGCCTCCGCCACTGGCTGCGCCAGGGCCTCCCGCTCAGCTCCGGGAAAAGCCACCCGGCGCCTGCAGAGTTCCGCGCTGAGCTCGACCCCGCCTTCGTCAAGACGTACGAGGACATCAAGGAGAACCTGGATTCCCGGCGCTTCCAGGTGGTGGACGCCCGCGCCGCCGGCCGGTTCCGCGGCACCGAGCCCGAGCCCCGAGACG GCATCGAACCCGGCCACATCCCCGGCACTGTGAACATCCCCTTCACAGAATTCCTGACTGCGGAGGGCCTGGAGAAGAGCCCTGAGGACATCCATCACCTGTTCCAGGAGAAGAAAGTAGACCTGTCCCAGCCGCTAGTGGCCACGTGTGGCTCCGGCGTCACGGCCTGCCATGTGGCCCTGGGGGCCTACATCTGTGGCAAGCCCGACATACCCATCTATGACGGCTCCTGGGTGGAGTGGTACATGCGCGCCCAGCCCGAGGACATCATTTCCGAGGGCCGGGGGAAGACCCACTGA
- the TST gene encoding thiosulfate sulfurtransferase isoform X1 — MVQAARGAVSSGFEPANFSSGPGRAPARRPGRVTRRAETMVHQVLYRALVSTRWLAESVRTGKLGPGLRVLDASWYSPGTRNARKEYLERHVPGASFFDIEECRDTASPYEMMLPSEASFADYVGRLGISNHTHVVVYDGDNLGSFYAPRVWWMFRVFGHRTVSVLNGGFRNWLKEGHPVTSEPSHPEPAIFKATLDRSLLKTYEQVLENLESKRFRLVDSRSQGRYLGTEPEPDAVGLDSGHIRGSVNMPFMDFLTEDGFEKSPEELRALFQDKKVDLSQPLIATCRKGVTACHIALAAYLCGKPDVAVYDGSWSEWFRRAPPETRVSQGKGGKA; from the exons ATGGTGCAGGCCGCCCGGGGAGCCGTGAGCTCGGGGTTTGAACCCGCCAACTTCTCCAGCGGGCCGGGGCGAGCGCCAGCGCGGCGGCCAGGGCGA GTGACACGCAGAGCGGAAACCATGGTTCATCAGGTGCTCTACCGGGCGCTGGTCTCCACCAGGTGGCTGGCGGAGTCTGTCCGGACTGGCAAGCTGGGGCCCGGCCTGCGGGTGCTGGACGCATCCTGGTACTCACCGGGCACGCGCAACGCCCGCAAGGAGTACCTAGAGCGCCATGTGCCTGGCGCATCTTTCTTTGACATAGAGGAGTGCCGGGACACGGCGTCGCCCTACGAGATGATGCTGCCCAGCGAGGCGAGCTTCGCCGACTACGTGGGCCGCCTGGGCATAAGCAACCACACGCACGTGGTGGTGTATGATGGTGACAACCTGGGCAGCTTCTATGCTCCGCGGGTCTGGTGGATGTTCCGTGTGTTTGGCCACCGTACAGTGTCAGTGCTCAATGGTGGCTTCCGGAACTGGCTGAAGGAGGGCCACCCGGTGACATCTGAGCCCTCACACCCGGAGCCGGCCATCTTCAAAGCCACACTGGACCGCTCCCTGCTCAAGACCTATGAGCAGGTGCTGGAGAACCTTGAATCTAAGAGGTTCCGGCTGGTGGATTCACGGTCCCAAGGGCGGTACCTGGGCACCGAGCCGGAGCCGGATGCAGTAG ggCTAGACTCGGGCCACATCCGCGGCTCAGTCAACATGCCATTCATGGACTTCCTGACTGAGGACGGCTTCGAGAAGAGCCCAGAGGAGCTCCGTGCTCTGTTCCAGGACAAGAAGGTGGATCTCTCGCAGCCCCTCATTGCCACGTGCCGCAAGGGGGTCACCGCCTGCCACATTGCCCTGGCAGCCTACCTCTGCGGCAAGCCCGACGTGGCCGTTTACGACGGCTCCTGGTCCGAGTGGTTCCGCCGGGCTCCGCCAGAGACCCGTGTGTCCCAGGGGAAGGGCGGGAAGGCCTGA
- the TST gene encoding thiosulfate sulfurtransferase isoform X2: protein MVHQVLYRALVSTRWLAESVRTGKLGPGLRVLDASWYSPGTRNARKEYLERHVPGASFFDIEECRDTASPYEMMLPSEASFADYVGRLGISNHTHVVVYDGDNLGSFYAPRVWWMFRVFGHRTVSVLNGGFRNWLKEGHPVTSEPSHPEPAIFKATLDRSLLKTYEQVLENLESKRFRLVDSRSQGRYLGTEPEPDAVGLDSGHIRGSVNMPFMDFLTEDGFEKSPEELRALFQDKKVDLSQPLIATCRKGVTACHIALAAYLCGKPDVAVYDGSWSEWFRRAPPETRVSQGKGGKA from the exons ATGGTTCATCAGGTGCTCTACCGGGCGCTGGTCTCCACCAGGTGGCTGGCGGAGTCTGTCCGGACTGGCAAGCTGGGGCCCGGCCTGCGGGTGCTGGACGCATCCTGGTACTCACCGGGCACGCGCAACGCCCGCAAGGAGTACCTAGAGCGCCATGTGCCTGGCGCATCTTTCTTTGACATAGAGGAGTGCCGGGACACGGCGTCGCCCTACGAGATGATGCTGCCCAGCGAGGCGAGCTTCGCCGACTACGTGGGCCGCCTGGGCATAAGCAACCACACGCACGTGGTGGTGTATGATGGTGACAACCTGGGCAGCTTCTATGCTCCGCGGGTCTGGTGGATGTTCCGTGTGTTTGGCCACCGTACAGTGTCAGTGCTCAATGGTGGCTTCCGGAACTGGCTGAAGGAGGGCCACCCGGTGACATCTGAGCCCTCACACCCGGAGCCGGCCATCTTCAAAGCCACACTGGACCGCTCCCTGCTCAAGACCTATGAGCAGGTGCTGGAGAACCTTGAATCTAAGAGGTTCCGGCTGGTGGATTCACGGTCCCAAGGGCGGTACCTGGGCACCGAGCCGGAGCCGGATGCAGTAG ggCTAGACTCGGGCCACATCCGCGGCTCAGTCAACATGCCATTCATGGACTTCCTGACTGAGGACGGCTTCGAGAAGAGCCCAGAGGAGCTCCGTGCTCTGTTCCAGGACAAGAAGGTGGATCTCTCGCAGCCCCTCATTGCCACGTGCCGCAAGGGGGTCACCGCCTGCCACATTGCCCTGGCAGCCTACCTCTGCGGCAAGCCCGACGTGGCCGTTTACGACGGCTCCTGGTCCGAGTGGTTCCGCCGGGCTCCGCCAGAGACCCGTGTGTCCCAGGGGAAGGGCGGGAAGGCCTGA
- the MPST gene encoding 3-mercaptopyruvate sulfurtransferase isoform X1, which yields MAAGAGRGRRTAGPLAGPGSREPETRACNPRVAAMAPPQLFRALVSAQWVAEALRAPRAGPPLQLLDASWYLPKLGRDARHEFEERHIPGAAFFDLDQCSDHTSPYDHMLPSAAHFAEYAGRLGVGAVTHVVIYDASDQGLYSAPRVWWMFRAFGHQTVSLLDGGLRHWLRQGLPLSSGKSHPAPAEFRAELDPAFVKTYEDIKENLDSRRFQVVDARAAGRFRGTEPEPRDGIEPGHIPGTVNIPFTEFLTAEGLEKSPEDIHHLFQEKKVDLSQPLVATCGSGVTACHVALGAYICGKPDIPIYDGSWVEWYMRAQPEDIISEGRGKTH from the exons atggctgCGGGTGCGGGGAGGGGGCGCCGCACCGCGGGGCCCCTGGCGGGGCCGGGAAGCCGGGAGCCCGAGACCCGG GCCTGCAACCCGCGTGTAGCCGCCATGGCCCCTCCGCAGCTCTTCCGCGCGCTCGTGTCGGCGCAGTGGGTGGCCGAGGCGCTGCGGGCCCCGCGTGCCGGGCCGCCCCTGCAGCTGCTGGACGCCTCCTGGTACCTGCCCAAGCTGGGCCGCGACGCGCGCCACGAGTTCGAGGAGCGCCACATCCCGGGCGCCGCTTTCTTCGACCTGGACCAGTGCAGCGACCACACCTCGCCCTACGACCACATGCTGCCCAGCGCGGCGCACTTCGCCGAGTACGCGGGCCGCCTGGGCGTGGGCGCGGTCACGCACGTCGTGATCTACGACGCCAGCGACCAGGGCCTCTACTCGGCCCCGCGCGTCTGGTGGATGTTCCGCGCCTTCGGCCACCAGACCGTGTCGCTGCTCGACGGCGGCCTCCGCCACTGGCTGCGCCAGGGCCTCCCGCTCAGCTCCGGGAAAAGCCACCCGGCGCCTGCAGAGTTCCGCGCTGAGCTCGACCCCGCCTTCGTCAAGACGTACGAGGACATCAAGGAGAACCTGGATTCCCGGCGCTTCCAGGTGGTGGACGCCCGCGCCGCCGGCCGGTTCCGCGGCACCGAGCCCGAGCCCCGAGACG GCATCGAACCCGGCCACATCCCCGGCACTGTGAACATCCCCTTCACAGAATTCCTGACTGCGGAGGGCCTGGAGAAGAGCCCTGAGGACATCCATCACCTGTTCCAGGAGAAGAAAGTAGACCTGTCCCAGCCGCTAGTGGCCACGTGTGGCTCCGGCGTCACGGCCTGCCATGTGGCCCTGGGGGCCTACATCTGTGGCAAGCCCGACATACCCATCTATGACGGCTCCTGGGTGGAGTGGTACATGCGCGCCCAGCCCGAGGACATCATTTCCGAGGGCCGGGGGAAGACCCACTGA